Proteins co-encoded in one Neofelis nebulosa isolate mNeoNeb1 chromosome 2, mNeoNeb1.pri, whole genome shotgun sequence genomic window:
- the LOC131504310 gene encoding large ribosomal subunit protein bL35m-like, translating to MAASAFARAFRAAAGVLRPLNILVSSACQNGVKNACLSSALSTRHFSSLQAPVVSSAPRLATSVRNLTCGHTAAILNRAAPLLPNVLKLPVRTVTYFSSQKGKRKTVKAVIYRLLRLHSGLWLRRKAGYKKKLWKKTTARKRCLREFVFCNKTQSKLLDKMTTSFWKRRNWYADDPYQKYHDRTNLKV from the coding sequence ATGGCGGCCTCTGCCTTTGCCCGTGCCTTCAGAGCTGCAGCAGGAGTCTTACGGCCCCTGAATATTTTGGTGTCTTCAGCCTGTCAAAACGGTGTCAAGAATGCCTGTCTTAGTTCTGCACTGTCCACCCGGCATTTTAGTTCTCTGCAGGCACCAGTTGTTTCCTCTGCTCCCAGACTTGCCACGTCTGTCAGAAACCTGACATGTGGACATACTGCAGCAATCCTCAATAGAGCGGCCCCCTTGCTTCCAAATGTCCTGAAGCTACCAGTCAGAACCGTAACATACTTCAGTTcacagaaagggaagagaaagactgTGAAAGCTGTCATCTACAGGCTTCTTCGACTTCATTCTGGCCTGTGGCTAAGGAGGAAGGCTGGttataagaaaaaattatggaaaaagacaaCTGCAAGAAAAAGGTGCTTGAGGGAATTCGTGTTCTGCAATAAAACCCAGAGTAAGCTCTTAGATAAAATGACAACATCTTTTTGGAAGAGGCGAAACTGGTATGCTGACGATCCTTATCAGAAGTATCATGATCGGACAAACCTGAAAGTCTAG